In Sporichthyaceae bacterium, the DNA window CAACTTCGGGCCGAGAACGCGCGGTTGCTGCACTTGATCGGGATGACCGGCGCCGACCGGCGACCGGCGGACCCGACCCAGACCGGATTGTTCGACCGTGCGCCCGGCCAGGTCGATGCCCGGTCCACGGCGCAGGCGAAGGTCGAGTTTTTCGCGACGCTGTTTCGCGCCCGTCGCGACGTGTACGCCGTCCGCTGGGAGAACGCCCGGACCGGTCGCGGCGGGTGGATGCCCGCCGTCGCCGGGGGTTGGCGCAAGGGGATGAGTGCGGGCGAGCGCGCCTATCTGCCGCTCACGGCAGAGGTCATCACCGCGCACCTGGCTGGTGAGACCGCGATCGGTCTCTATCCGTTGCGAGACGGCGACCGGTGTTGCTGGGTCGCCGCCGACTTCGACGGCTCGACGGCGATGTTGGACGCGTTGGCTTACCTCAAGGCTGCCCGTGCGATCGGAGTCCCTACGGCGCTGGAGGTGTCCCGGTCCGGGGCCGGCGCGCACGTGTGGGTGTTCTTCACCGACGCGGTCCCGGCCGCGCTGGCCCGGCAGTTGGCCACGGGACTGATCCGGGAGGCTATCGCGATGCGGGGCCGCATGGACCTCGCGAGCTACGACCGACTGTTCCCGTCCCAGGACGTGCTGGCCGGCCCGGCCGGGCTGGGGAACTTGATCGCCGCACCGTTGCAGGGTCGCTGCCGCCGCGATGGGACGACGGTGTTCCTCGACCTGGCCTCGCTTGAACCGTACGAGGATCAATGGGCGTTCCTGTCCTCCCTGGACCGTATGACGCCACATCAGGTGGACCAGGCGGCACGCCGGGTCCGTGCACCGGTCGTCGGCCCCTCCGCAAAGCGTTTGGTCACCTCTTCGGCGACGCGCACCTTGCCTCCTGCGGCAACGGTCGTGCGCGTCTCGATCGGGTCGCGGATCGTGGTCGAGGGCGCTGACCTGAGCCCCGGGTTGTGCGCAACCTTGAAGCACGCCGCGTCGCTGGCGAACCCTGCCTTCCACGAGCGGCAACGTCAGCGGCTATCGACCTGGAATACGCCACGCTTCCTGCAGGGCTACGACGAAACCGTCGAGGGCAATCTCCTGCTTCCCAGGGGTCTGATGGAGGTCCTGGATGGCCTGGTGGCAGAGGCGGGGAGCCGGTTGGAGGTCACCGACACGAGAGCTGCGGGGAACCCGGTCGCGCTCCGGTTCACCGGGGAGCTGCGCGATGACCAGCAGGCGGCGGTGACAGCGTTCGCCGGGCGCGATCTCGGGTTGATCG includes these proteins:
- a CDS encoding DEAD/DEAH box helicase family protein encodes the protein MGDGGPEPEPLAGEVEALRGLVAQLRAENARLLHLIGMTGADRRPADPTQTGLFDRAPGQVDARSTAQAKVEFFATLFRARRDVYAVRWENARTGRGGWMPAVAGGWRKGMSAGERAYLPLTAEVITAHLAGETAIGLYPLRDGDRCCWVAADFDGSTAMLDALAYLKAARAIGVPTALEVSRSGAGAHVWVFFTDAVPAALARQLATGLIREAIAMRGRMDLASYDRLFPSQDVLAGPAGLGNLIAAPLQGRCRRDGTTVFLDLASLEPYEDQWAFLSSLDRMTPHQVDQAARRVRAPVVGPSAKRLVTSSATRTLPPAATVVRVSIGSRIVVEGADLSPGLCATLKHAASLANPAFHERQRQRLSTWNTPRFLQGYDETVEGNLLLPRGLMEVLDGLVAEAGSRLEVTDTRAAGNPVALRFTGELRDDQQAAVTAFAGRDLGLIVAPPGAGKTVIACAIIGARAVSTLILVDHKSLADQWRMRIADLLGVKPGQLGGGRKRTRGEIDIITLQTLARREDVSDLTSGYGLVVVDECHHVPAAAFDMAVRQIPARSWLGLTATPYRRDQLDELIWWQLGPVRHEIVPAEAGTLDEAREVPRPTPVLRVHPTSFRYGGDADPSAPGGIAAIYRDLVSDTTRVVQVVDDVVEALARDRNCLVLTQWKSHVEVLAAEMRCRGHDPTILVGGMGAKARAAALDRLAPREAGPPLLVIATGPYVGEGFDCPALDTLFLAAPITFKGRLVQYVGRVLRPHPGKATAEVHDYHDVETGVLASSLAKRAPGYTSLGFADPRRLRS